The DNA sequence CCGGTGCTGTAGTGGTGAAATGACGGGTCAATCTCCTCATCGTCTTCCGGTAGTGCCAGCCACAACTGCAAACCATTGGTGCGATGCTGGCTGTTACGAACATCCTTGGTTTCTCTTTCCGAGTGAACAATTCCCCGGCCAGCCACCATCAGGTTGATATCCCCGGGGCGAATTACCTGAATACTACCCAGTGAATCCTTGTGCAGGATTGAGCCCTCGAACAGATAGGTCACAGTGGCGATGTTGATATGGGGATGGGGCCGAACATCAATACCAGTGCCCGGCTCAAAATCTGCAGGCCCCATGTGGTCAAAAAACACCCAGGGACCTATATGGCGCACCTCCCGATTGGGCAGCAGACGGCGTACGGAAAAGCCGCCGAGATCTCGATCCTTCGGTTTAAGAATAAACTCGATCGCTCCACACCCCGTCAGACATTCACAGTTGGCTTCTGCCGATGGCTCAAGATTGCTCATCACCCGCTCTCTTTTTTCAAAGACATCTGTTGTTTCTAGTTTATTTTTCGAGGTCGGGCAAACCGGATTAATCCGTATCAACGATAACTCGTTAGA is a window from the Porticoccaceae bacterium LTM1 genome containing:
- a CDS encoding pirin family protein, with protein sequence MSNLEPSAEANCECLTGCGAIEFILKPKDRDLGGFSVRRLLPNREVRHIGPWVFFDHMGPADFEPGTGIDVRPHPHINIATVTYLFEGSILHKDSLGSIQVIRPGDINLMVAGRGIVHSERETKDVRNSQHRTNGLQLWLALPEDDEEIDPSFHHYSTGSIPTVEVDAVPVRVMMGEAYGVESPVKTFSSTLYIEAKMTAGQRLVLPNAEQRGLYLVSGSVKLLDTVVETHSMVVLKTEPNVCVEALEETQIALIGGSDIGQRHIDWNFVSSRPERIEQAIQDWKAGKFKPISTDNREYIPYPG